Proteins encoded in a region of the Diabrotica virgifera virgifera chromosome 4, PGI_DIABVI_V3a genome:
- the LOC114332394 gene encoding uncharacterized protein LOC114332394 isoform X2, with protein sequence MKSVTVPIFLLALAVQTSLAGVISDQNYNNQQNYDQEKQETFNHQEHSDYGSNDIGDHEAQISQQATGGEHGGGDYGGDHGGYGDQQGWTGYSGEAGHDGGAQQSHASLENLGNLGSLISHGINLGGHDAGHEGGHDIGGADLHPQVEVQHDHIPTHTIEKTKEVPVTVVKKIGVPVPHPVGVPTPQIIKVPVPQPYAVHVPVPHPIAVPIYKLVPQEIEKRVPIHVEKLVPVYVEKPVKIEIEKHHVEYYDKPYPVHVPVYKHVLHTSGHKKW encoded by the exons gtACCTATTTTTCTACTGGCTTTAGCTGTACAAACAAGCTTAGCGGGAGTCATTTCCGATCAGAACTACAACAACCAACAAAACTACGATCAGGAAAAGCAAGAAACTTTTAACCATCAAGAACATTCTGATTACGGATCCAATGATATAGGGGACCATGAAGCTCAAATAAGTCAACAAGCCACAGGAGGCGAACACGGAGGAG gtgATTATGGTGGTGACCACGGTGGATATGGCGATCAACAAGGCTGGACAGGATACTCTGGCGAAGCAGGCCACGACGGTGGAGCTCAACAAAGCCATGCATCTTTGGAAAACCTTGGAAACCTTGGCAGCCTTATATCCCATGGTATTAACTTAGGAGGACACGATGCTGGTCATGAGGGTGGCCATGATATAGGAGGTGCAGATCTACACCCCCAAGTCGAAGTCCAACATGATCACATCCCAACTCACACTATCGAAAAAACAAAAGAAGTACCAGTAACCGTAGTCAAGAAAATCGGAGTGCCAGTACCTCACCCAGTCGGCGTTCCCACACCACAAATCATTAAAGTACCCGTTCCACAACCTTATGCAGTACATGTTCCAGTACCACATCCAATTGCAGTACCAATTTACAAACTGGTACCACAAGAAATTGAGAAGAGGGTACCCATTCATGTAGAAAAATTAGTTCCAGTTTACGTAGAAAAACCAGTGAAAATCGAAATTGAGAAACACCATGTAGAGTACTACGATAAACCTTACCCCGTTCATGTTCCTGTATACAAGCATGTTTTGCACACGAGTGGCCACAAAAAATGGTAA